A window of Danio aesculapii chromosome 16, fDanAes4.1, whole genome shotgun sequence genomic DNA:
ccatgagattgtgttggtatgtaaaaaaataatctagccaaaataatattaaagtgaaatattcacagtttcagagaagcctatattaaactgttttcactattaatgacaaatttgaataagcaggaaatgcttttgcgATGTATTCGCAGCGCTGAACATGATTAGTGATTAGCTCGGTTGGAAgggtgagagaactcagaaactcgtgagaatgaagatgtctgtatatttgtgccagtctgtcagataaaattgcttaaaacggGGGCAGGGCGGAAGATcacgatgccagctcagcatcatgatgtctatcgaTCCAACCctaatgaaaatgtattgaacTTTTGTCTTTAATATAAGATAAAACAGCaaaaacctatttttaaaaatcctataATTATGGAATAAAAACATAACATCTCGAAAACAGAAATTATGACTTCATAATTATGACATAAAAAGGCATAACTCCTAATGTCAACATTTTgttataattatgtttttatttaaaagttatgACTTATAATCTGGTTTATTAAATGATTTTCAGCtgaatttaatagtttattttaaaagtgtggCTTTTTTATAGACCACAGAAccctacaaaataaaataaataaaatagtgtgaCAAaaaagcatgtttctgaaattaaTGAAATCCAGAATGTAAAAATCTCACCCGAAAGTAATCGCTGCATGCTGCCAGGACCGCCTTGTGAGCGTGGAACTTCTGTTCCCCTGCAACCAAAGTGACATCACAGAGCAGTCCGTCCTTGCGCTGCTGATTAAGGGCAGAGAGGACCGAGTCCTGGTGAGATTTGGATTGACACAGCCTCTGTCCTGTCAGCATGTCCTGAGAGCTGAAACACATGAAAAATGAAGAAAAGCTTGGACATTTGTAATCAACTCATCACGGAGGCCTGTGCCCAGAAACAATGAGCTGTTCATGAGTGTATGTGTCTCTCTGACTGCTGTGCACTGCTCTATCAATACATCTATTCAGTAAGTGAGATGTCATTGATTCTCGCTGCTCTCGTGGCCCTGAATAGCTCTTTTCAATGCAACATGTTTAGATTTAGCTCCCATTCACTGCTGTACACTTGAAAAAATGGTTATTTAAAAGTATTGACAGCAGAAACTATGCAGAAAAACCTGTTAATTTATCAATAGTAAGTTACATTACTGTTTATTAAcactgtttatatatacatatagtaaaaaatgatgtaatttgtgtttataaaacataagaaatattattatattatattatataatatgatattatattatattatattatattatattatattatattatattatattatattatattatattatattatattatattatattatcactaGTGCAATAACATCACAGCTATATTTGTTAAAGAAAATAATTTGCTCTTTACCCTACATTTAACAGTATTAGTTAACACAAAGTAGCATGGCATTCTGGGAGATAAACGCTTTGGATGACCTCAGATGTCCTCCAGAGCTCTTTAAATAATGCTGTCCATGTCACAACTCCTTCCATCAGATTCGACAGCGTCTACTTTAAATGAAAGATCACTAAAGGTGCTGAGGACATGGTCACCATCCACTGACGGAATATACCTGGGAGGAGGCTCAGAGGGCATTTTCCTGGAGGTCAGACGAGGAGGAGGATGAACGACTGCTTCCTGCTGACTCTATAAAACACCAGACAGGCCCGACTGAGCATGTGCAGAACTCTACAATTGGAGAACAGAAACAGCAAAGGGTGAGAGTGAATAAAAATACAGCCTGTGCATCTCAATGAAGCTGCTGAGGTGAAGAGCTTTTACAAATTGAAATTAGTCAGAGTGAAATACAAGAAATGAATTTGATTTATATTACTACTTGCTATAGATTTCTAAAAGTGAGATCTGAGAACCACTATGGGGTAAAACAAGGTTAAACACCGGTGCTCTTTACTGTCAAGCCCcatgtaaaataatacaatactttAAAGGTAAGAACAATCTGAACTAGGGCTGTATGATTAATTAAAATCTAattgcaatttgaaacgttgtgattagctaatcgcaagaggctgcaatatgaaatatttatgtattatttaatttcccccgcccagagcaaatgcgtgattGCCGTCAGTGTGTggtagtcttactagccaattgagtgagcacacttttgttctgcccaatcagaattgcacaactgaAATATGCaaaacgcccacaataaaaaaaacaaaaaacaatcaggAATACGTGGACAattgggatgatggtgtctgctgcttcagaagcattaataaacttattaatatcaaagaaaaacaagacatcagtaatatgagaatattttggtttcaaagtcacagacaccaaaccaaaacaggtcattttaagagctgtcgcagaattgttgccatggCTTACAGTTTCTTGACCTTAAGCTtgaatacaaaattaaatcacaaatcaaatcgcaatcacaatatctgtcagaaaaattgcaattagatattttccccaaatcacacagccatATCTCaacaatgtatttatataaaaggctttgttgaatgtttgcaaatgttttgcaaatactATTTATTGTGAAAATTCTGCTATATGACAGTAACAGAAATGACATACTTCAACTTTATATTGTTTTTGTACATTACAGTGCTTCACAATTGATTTATAcaattgatttatatttaaacctcataatgcATCAATTATCAGTAAAATATTTTGGCATTCTGGGTCTGTTTGGACCAAGAGAACCATTACTTTATAAAACACTCATAGCTCATATTGTACTGTCTCTTATCAACAAATTCTCATTAAGAATCCAATGTTAAAAAAACTAACTTGAAACAGTATCATGGTTTACCATATTTCTGCATTTACACaattttatcaaaatatatatatacagggcttgaacaaagaaactgaaacacctggtttagagtatggtgtagggcctccttttccAGCCAATAAAGCATCAATTCATCTTGGGAAGACAGATACTCTGCAGGACAGGTATCTCGACAGTGGCCTAAGGGATTTTGAGctattcttcttgcagaatagtagCCAGGTCACTACATGATGCAGGTGGAGGAGAAAGTTTCCTGACTCCAAAACACCAGTGACTCAATAATATTTGGATCTattgactgtgcaggccatgagaGATGTTCAAATTCACTTTCATGTcttccctttgaatttttgttcttttcttaatatttcccaaattatgtttaacagagcaatgaaattttcacagtatgtctaataatattttttcttctggacagtcttatttatttcatttcggctagaataaaagcggttttaattttttaaaaaacattttgaggtcaaaattattagccccattaagctatatatttttttcgatagtctacagaacaaaccatcgttatacaataacttgcctaattaccctgacctgcctagttaacctaattaacctagttaagcctttaaatgtcactttaagctgtatagaagtgtcttgaaaaatatatagtcaaatattatttactgtcatcatggcaaagataaaataaatcaattattagaaataagtcattaaaactattatgtttagaaatgtgttgagaaaatcttcgatctgataaacagaaattggggaaaaaataataattcttaataattctaactttaactgtataacaataataaagtaaatgGTGCTAAATCCAGGCCAGATTTTCTGTATGAAGATACAAAACAGAAGGAATACAAATATAACCTAGACATGCTTTCGAGTGATTCACACAGTAAATATTCatccaaagcaaaacaaaatagaagaaatataataaaaacaccaCTCACCTTATTGATGCACAGTGTTCTGGAACACAAAACAGCTACAGGCAATGTTCATTCTGATCTGAAATCAGTCTGTCTCAGAGCCTCATGTGATGGTCAAATGGTTTAAAGGCAGAAAGAGAGAAGGTGAACTGATGCAGGACTCAGTTGAGTCTAATGGCCCGTGGAGTCTGAAGCATCCCAGCAGATATTGATCTGATTACAAAACGACCTTCAGCCGCCAGACTGTAGAAGATGGAGGAGAAAAAATGAGGTAAAGACATGCATAAGAACAATAAAACTAACATTCATGACACAGTGTGACAGTTATTTTCTCGACAGCGTTGACTTGTCACTCAAATGGTCCCATCCATCATCTTTAGCCTGTCACTGACCTACTTAACCAGAGTACACCCTTAATCCATCAAACTAAAGGTGACAGTTTAAGATAACATTAACGTCGCGTACAAATTAAACTAAAGTGTAGgcataattattaaaactatagttATATTAACATGCAGGCCAATTTTAGAtagtttgttattattgtttcgATATATAAAACAATACGTCACGAACACAAATAAATGCTGCCACGACATTTATATTGGAGTGATTGGTCGAGAGTCCCTACACAATTACTTTTAAACCCCAACTGTCAAAGGTCTCCTAGCAACAGGGCAGAACCAAGAATATTTGggcaataataaatataatcctCACTGAAGACCCGCCCAAAGGCAACCTTGTGACATTCAGCTGTGAACTGCTTCGGTATATCCTTTCAGCATCCGTCGGTAAACACTGTCTGAACGTTTCTGTTTGTTGAAAAGATATGATAAACATACAGACATCCACGGGCTAAAAAGCGCACGCACCCTGTGTACCTTCGGTTCCAGTGTCCTCTTCTCTCGGTCGAACTGGGTTTATCCGTCGCCGGGTCACTTGTCAACTTTGACTGACCTCAAATAAAATACCTGCATCGACCCCGAGAAAAAACTGTCCGGAGACAGGGGGTGTTACTCGTTATGTCTGTGCCCGATGCAGCTGAGCTACTGTAAACGCGAGAGTCTTATTCAGTCCCCGCCTCTTGCGGTCACATGCGCGGGATCATGTGTGTCCATGAGGCGCCGAATATGAAGTACGAACTAGAGATAAAAACATTGTGCGATTctatttcaattaaattacaGTGAAGCATATTTTGATATCACATTTGTCTTGAagtggtagttcacccaaaatataaaTTCATCAAAATTTAATCAGTTTAATACCTTCCACAATGTTCTTAACCTTTGAGTGTTTTACAATAtgatcttaaagagcccatattatgggtttttgaaaatgcccttccatgtagtgtgtaacatagctctaagtgaagtgaaatatacagctaaggcttaaatctgtaagtgtacagtgtttaaaactattgattcatctataaaagagtcgactcatagtgcttcaaacgagtcgtcttgataacgagtcattaggtgtttcgcgatgacgcagctacgaaacacaagtagttgggcgcgcaaacccgggagatttgaaacctgcggccccgcccactaacagaaaaaaaagtcacacacacagagagacacacacagagagacaccggtcgaatgaagtcacgctgtgcagatggatattatggacagtctaatcaaagataaaacatcagcaatatagcctagccttgagcagttctgagtgcttctgaaaactatatgctttcaaagaagacttcatcagtttgttaaaggaaggatcagtatagactgtcagaacatggatcagtgcatcatagatcagtttctacccccatttcaccagtgtaagtaagtgcgattaaaattattgcctcgtttactctagcttgcaaattatgtatttagttgtgttttgttacttgtaactgcgtgtactgtatcaggttaactctttatattctcatatcgcgtgtaaagccacgttgaaaacgcgacgcgtgccgctttgattacggatcgtcagctgtttacacacatgcaacggacaagtttcaaaatatttcagctcaatattattgtctcctcgtgtgtgtaacgcacgggtattcgcggatataactgagcgccgctcctctatggacgcgccggccctgtgtgtgtgtgtgtcttctcgtgtgtgtaacgcacgggtactcgcggatataactgagcgccgctcctctatggacgcgctggccctgtgtgtgtgtgtgtgtgtgtgtctcctcgtgtgtgtaacgcacgggtattcgcggatataactgagcgccgctcctctatggacgcgccggccctgtgtgtgtgtgtgtctgtgtctcctcgtgtgtgtaacgcacgggtattcgcggatataactgagcgccgctcctctatagacgcgccggccctgtgtgtgtctgtctcctcgtgtgtgtaacgcacgggtattcgcggatataactgagcgccgcgccgcgccctctctattcagacGCTCCTccatggacgcgccggccctctgtgtgtgtgtgtgtgtgtgtgtgtgtctcctcgtgtgtgtaacgcacgggtattcgtggatattactgagcgccgcgccctctctattcagccggtcctctatggacgcgcaggccctgtgtgtgtgtgtgtgtgtgcgtgtgtgtgtgtgtgtgtgtgtgtgtgtgtgtgaaaagagcaaaacactgtgacctcctcgccaatTCTTGGacttttgctcaataaaatagttagtcgtcagtattttctagtccatcgtctgtatttacattcacccactggcagccaaaatccactatgaagcgtgtgtgcactgtgactacttttatattgtagattagcagctgggcatttcactctcgcgctgaagccttgtccgtgtcgaccaatcgcagcaggctgtcatcggtccaatcagcgcagattagcttcgcgctgaggaggggtttgggaacaaatgaatcgctgaacgattcatatgggagtcgctgggataattaggtaaaaataaatgcagattataagacagtgaaagtgttttttgaccttgcatgcatattagactgttgttggagacccttacaacctaaatatgaccctatttcatgtataatatgggctctttaactgatCACAAAAGAGTAGGCTACTAGTTTTTTCTAATATGGATGTCGATGGCCACCGGTTTCCGACATTTTTTgaaatattcatccattcattcattttcattgggCTTATAGTCCCTGATtcaacaggggtcaccacagccgaatgaaccaccaactactctggcatctgttttacacagcagatgcctttctagCTGTAATCCAGTAcagtactggtaaacatccatttactctcccattcacacacactcatacactacagccttcaaaatattttattttaaatattttgacttatttttgttttttaaaaactaaactttATAATGATTAAATAAGGCAtcaaggtggtgcagtgggtagcacgatcaccttacagcaataaggtcactggttctagtaaGTTGGCATTTTGTATATTAGAAGTATATTAAATTTGTATATAGTAAATATactagtataaaaataaaaatagatggcacagtggctcagtggttagcattgtcgcctctcagcaataaggtcgctggttcgagtcctggctggaccagttggaatttctgtggagtttgcatgttctgcccgtgtctgtgtgggtttcctctgggtgctccagtttcaaaGACAAgctctataggtaaattgaataaactaaattggccagtgtgtatgtgaatgagtgtatggatgtttcccagcagtGGGTcatggctggaagggtatccactgcataaagcatatgctggaatagttggtggttcattccgctgaagCGACCCCTGATAcaaaagggaccaagctgaaggaaaatgaatgaaaaataaaaatagtattttttaaaacccaCTCTGtctgcaccaatagcctagtggttaagtgtgctgacatatagcactatGGTGCTCGCggtgaccagagttcgattcccagctcaaggtcctttgttgacccttcccctctctctgttcccaatgctttcctgtctgcaatctctactgtcctttccaaataaaggtgaaaaactcctaaaaatatatatatatataaaaaacactcACAATTTCTACCCAATATATTAGAGGCCATTGAATAAcacttttttaaattgaaaactgtAATGTTTTGATTTTTCATTTAGCATGATGAGATTTAGATTTTGGAgcccttaaaatgtaaacatttttaaaatgggcgACATTTTGTGCATGCATAATTCACGTTTAGCATCTTACATGCGTGTGTGAGGAGATGCCTCTTTTGCTTCTGTTTCTAGGACCTGCTAGTTTCTAGGACCTGTCAGTTTCTAGGACCTGTCCATCATACATAAATGGTCCAAGCCAGTCTGTGAGCAGAGTGTAAGCTGACTGCGTTTACAGCCATGGTTTTATTATCTGTATCTGCAATAGACTGACATACAATACAAACAAGTAAAACGGTTAGCTTACACAACATTACTTTAAAAACCTATAAATGGCTATTTTGTAAATAGAAGTTAGTCTCATTTGCTAAACTcccctaaatatatatttaatttaaatttatagtTTTAAAGTCTGGCCCTTAGCTTTGAGGCCCCCTAGTGGGTCCCTGCAAAACTGAGAACCACTGTAGACTGTTGATACAGTGGAAATATGTGGCTTCACACGTCACCGAAGGTATGGTGTTGCATACTGTAGCCAAATTAGTTTTCAAAAatggtttgttttttagtttCTGATAGTTAACCAcggatgattttttttctttttatacaaACAGCACGTTGTATGTTTTATTGTGCACCCATTGTATTTGACACTCAGACTGACACACTCACTTGGGCGGTACCTTATCAAAAGGTAGGCTACACTTTTGTACAGTAGCCTACAGGTGGACATTATAGcctacctttagggtacacttttgtacctttaagtttCACTTTTATACCTTTAAGGTATTGTATGATAGGCTACATGTTTGTACTTTTTACGTGTTAATTTGTGCCTTTAGGGAGCTGTTAGGAagaaaaaatttacttttaaaaaggtaccgccCTAGTGACAGATTGTGTAGCTACCTCTATTTCTCACTGCACTCATCAGTCTCATAACGGAACTGAGTGTGTCATTTCATAATTTGACGGTTGTCAGCTAGCAGGCATGGATAAGTTGAAATCTTTGTTCAGCTTCACTCAGAAGCAGGAGACCAGTTTAGGATTCGGACTTATTTCTATCATAACTGTGGGAAGCGAGCACGTCTTCTCGGTCTTTGCTTTTAAGTGCCCTTGCAATGATTGGAACTTCGTGTATGGCAACGTCTGTCTCCTCGTGCCCGCGGGTGCACTGCTCATCCTAAGTTACATGTTGAGCAACAAAACATGGAAATTATTCACCGGTGTCTGCTATAGGAGATCGAGACTATGTCGCTTTAGTTATATATTTGGCTTTCTGTGCGTTTTTCTTCAAATCACGGTGACTGCAATGGTTGCACCTCTCAGCTGGGTCGCAGTCGCTTTGCTTAAAGGAGAGTTTTTCGAGTGCTCAATGACTGGCGCCAACTTTACCCTCTTCAGACGTCACATTTGCAGCGATAAGTATCCTCACTGTCGGACAGACCTGGAGAAGTTCCCCTGTGATGGCACTGGAATCCCGCAAAGTGAGAAAGCAGCTGTTCTGTCCCTCATACGAGCAGAGTCACAGGTGAGCAGGCTCCGGCAGAGAAGTTGTTGACTTGCTTGTGATGAAATCATTTCACCTTTTGTACTAAAAAAGTATTAAGTTTACGAAGAATAAAGTatttgaattaattacaaaacatAATTCAGCATTTGAAAAAAAGGGACAACGTATTATATGGGTAAAAAACTGAGAAAACGAGTATaatttaccctgctgaaaaatcctgcttaaacctgcctaggctggttggctggtttaagctggtcgaccagcctggttttagaggggttttggccatttccaggctggtttccaccatttccatttagctggtcaggctgggtgatgaccagctaaaaccagcttgaccagccttggCAGGCTgcgagcccagccaaaaccagctatgtccagcttaaaccaggctggtcaggttggttttagctggatttagctggtcattttccagcctgaccagctaagactaggctgaaaatggctgaaaaccagcctgggaatggccaaaacccctctaaaaccaggctggtcaaccagcttaaaccagccaaccagtctaggctggtttaagctggatttttcagcagggtatgtATCTATTTGAAAAGTTATTTGTTGTGAATGCTTACATCAGGTTATTTTGTTCATTATGTTTATCTAACAGGAAGCCCTTAAAAACTTCACTTCCCTTTTTGGGAAACTACTCAGCTTCATATATCAAAAGTTGTTAACAGCTAAtcatgtttatgtaaaaatgtttgaATGAACTGTACAATTTTAGCAATTGGTCTCTAAATGCAAGCAGTAGATTTCATTTGTTGGGTTTGGAAATAGGGATTGTTCCTTAAAATTTGGCTTTCTTAACTGTACAttgaaataaatctaaacatatattgtttattgttgttgtttatcagAATTAGATGCAAAGAAAAGTTTATTGTAAGTCATTAGAgtataaaatttgtaaaaataaaaaagttgtagCAGGCATCAGTAAGAAATATTTCAGTATTAAGTTCATTTATATCGCAGGTCAACATATTCTGggggattcattcattcatttattcttttattatccttcggcttagtctctttattaatcaggggacacCGGACAGATGTAAATCATATAGGCCAAATTTGTTAATGAATTCAGATGCCAAAATTACAGCCAAGATTTTAGCCCTTTGATTGGAAGCTCATCTACTGTACCGTTCCTAATAGGAGTGGACCAAAATGGCTTTGTTTGAAACAGACAGGCCTTTCATAACATCAGGCGAGTACTAAATATCGTTCATGAGATGGATGGTTCTAAAGATATGCATTTTATCGTTAGATGCAGAAAAAGCATTTGACAGAGTCGAATGGTCCTATTTATTTGACATACTCAGCCGTTTTGGATGTAGACAGAACTTTTGTCAGTGGGTAAAGACTTAATAAGTAAATAACTTAAATTCCAAACCATTTAATCTATATTGTGGCACACGTCAGGGCTGTCCACTGTCACCATTATTATTTGTAATGACTCTGGAACCTCTGGCAATAGCAATTAGAACTCACCCATCTATAAAGGGAATTAAAATTGGAGGTGTACAGCATCGGATTTCGCTATACGCAgacaatattgttttatatttaacaaaaCTTAAAGATTCGATCTTaacaaattgaaaaataattttgGAATATTTTCAGGTTATAAAGTTAACTATTCAAAGTCATTTATCCTCTTTCTTAATGAACAGGAGAGACAAAATCCAGTCATACAACACTCTTATGAAACTCCTATAGATGGATTTAGATATTTGGGAATCAAAGTTACTCCACAAGTAAAAAATTTTATCTCAGCCAATTATACTCCTCTGAAAACAGGTGAACGAAAGTTTGAACAGATGGATGTCTCTTCCTCTCACTACTATTGGAAGGGTGAATACCATTAAAATGAATATTCTTTCTAAATTTCTATATTTGTTTCAGTCAATCCCCCTGACCCCTCCTCCTTCCTTTTTTCAAACATGAAAAAGGCATTTGCTAAATTTATTTGGATTAATAGATGCTCCAGGCTTCGCTTATCACTCCTGTATCTTTCTTATTAACGAGGTGGGCTGTGACTCCCTAATCTTTTTTGGTATTTTAAGGCAGCTCAGCTGAGATTGGCATGTTTTTGGTTTGCTGGCTCACCTTGCATTCCATAGATACAGAATGAAAGAAAATGTACAGGCAATTTGACTCTTGACACATATTTATACTCTGATTctttaaagaaactcaaacaaaatGTGTCTAACCAATTTGTGAAAACCACTATTTTTGAGTCACAGGTTGAGCTGGGATAAACCACGGTACTTTCTAAATTCTCTCCAATTTGGGGTAACGTATTATTCATACCAGGGAAATCAGGCATGGGTTTTAAGCTGTGGTTCCAGAAAGGCTTAAGGAAGATATCAGATCTTTATGAAGATAATACTGATGATCTTTGAAACCTTAAAGGAAAGATTTAAAATTCCTCAGTCTTATTATTTTAAGTATCTTCAGATCTGTAATTTTATAAGATCTAAAACTCATTCATATCAGTGCCCGACcctaagtagtttaaaaaaattgcaattaaagGTCCCATTGCCAAATACAAAATTTCACACTATATAGCAAATTCATTAATGCTTCCAAAGAATCTACAAATCAGAAAAGACTGGATTGGATTGATGACTTTCAGATGGATGTTACAGAAAATGAATGGGAAGAAAGTTGTGTTCATGCGCAAACATTTTCAATCAATACCCGTTACTAATCCAATATAATTGGATAATGAGAACATAAATAACACcggaaatgttaaataaatttaatagaaatattttgGACATTTGTGGAAAATGTTTGACTTACAAGAGCACACAGTTCCATTGTGTTTGGCAGTGTGAGCACTTTGGAAAGAATTAATAGGTGTAATCTCTTAAGTTATTGGTAAAGAAATCCCTGTTTGCCCTAAAATCTGTATTCTTGGTCTTTTCCCACCTGCCTTATCGCTGAAGTCATATGAACAGAAGTTTATAAATCTGTGTCTATTGCATGCGAAGCACCTGATTGCCATTCACTGGAAAAGTATTCATGGTCCATCTTTGTCACTCTGGATTAAGGAAATGTCTTCGTGTATAGCAATGGAAAGATTGACTTacttaatcaaacaaaaaaatgcacataatTTACAAGACCTTCGTTTCttccttcattttttaaataagaatgGACTGACCATTTAGTAACCCCAAACAATGTGACTGTGTtaatgtgtgctgtgtttgtaatgactaactttaatatatttttcattttcattggaATGTATGTGTTGAAATGTCAATGTCTTaatggtatatatatatttttttttacaaaattgccctttttatttttattattattttatcttattttagtttattttttattttccatttatttgtttatgtatttattatttgcatgtgaaTACATACTTTTTTATGGCTCTGTCAGGATGAGGTGGGTGTTCATTGATTGGTATTTGGTTActaatacagtatgtatgtatcaCATTTTTCTGACACAatgaaagtatttaaaaaaaataaaaatcaggggtcgccacagtggaatgtaccgccagcatatgttttacacaa
This region includes:
- the calhm6 gene encoding calcium homeostasis modulator protein 6 gives rise to the protein MDKLKSLFSFTQKQETSLGFGLISIITVGSEHVFSVFAFKCPCNDWNFVYGNVCLLVPAGALLILSYMLSNKTWKLFTGVCYRRSRLCRFSYIFGFLCVFLQITVTAMVAPLSWVAVALLKGEFFECSMTGANFTLFRRHICSDKYPHCRTDLEKFPCDGTGIPQSEKAAVLSLIRAESQVLGWILIASVMLFTFLLTCVARCYSPISYMQLKFWKMYTQKESDFLDSFTSQHAEKLAKRNITSFFELTKPIPMKSPPRQAWEKVSRFYKYQNMNQYYSILHKYVCTCEDLENPVSRGSVRSENDFSNPAALAFVDESKMVL